A section of the Saccopteryx leptura isolate mSacLep1 chromosome 6, mSacLep1_pri_phased_curated, whole genome shotgun sequence genome encodes:
- the CXXC5 gene encoding CXXC-type zinc finger protein 5: MSSLSSGSQDTGGSSSSSSNSNGSSGSGPKAGGADKSAAVAAAAPASVVDDAPPPERRNKSGIISEPLNKSLRRSRPLSHYSSFGGSGGGGGGSMMGGESAEKAATAAAAASLLANGHDLAAAMAVDKSNPTSKHKSGAVASLLSKAERATELAAEGQLTLQQFAQSTEMLKRVVQEHLPLMSEAGAGLPDMEAVAGAEALNGQSDFPYLGAFPINPGLFIMTPAGVFLAESALHMAGLAEYPMQGELASAISSGKKKRKRCGMCPPCRRRINCEQCSSCRNRKTGHQICKFRKCEELKKKPSAALEKVMLPTGAAFRWFQ, encoded by the coding sequence ATGTCGAGCCTCAGCAGTGGCTCCCAGGACACCGGCGGCAGTAGCAGTAGCAGTAGCAACTCCAATGGCAGCAGTGGCAGTGGCCCAAAGGCAGGAGGAGCCGACAAGAGTGCAGCGGTGGCCGCTGCTGCTCCAGCCTCGGTGGTGGATGACGCGCCGCCCCCTGAACGTCGGAACAAAAGCGGCATCATCAGTGAACCCCTCAACAAGAGCCTGCGCCGCTCACGCCCTCTCTCCCACTACTCTTCCTTTGGGGGCAGCGGGGGAGGTGGTGGAGGCAGCATGATGGGCGGGGAATCTGCCGAAAAGGCTGCTACAGCTGCAGCCGCTGCCTCCCTGTTGGCCAATGGGCACGACCTGGCGGCAGCCATGGCTGTGGACAAAAGCAACCCTACCTCAAAGCACAAAAGTGGTGCTGTGGCCAGCCTGCTGAGCAAGGCTGAGCGGGCCACGGAGCTGGCAGCCGAAGGACAGCTGACGCTGCAGCAGTTCGCACAGTCCACGGAGATGCTGAAGCGCGTGGTGCAGGAGCACCTACCGCTGATGAGCGAGGCGGGCGCGGGCCTGCCTGACATGGAGGCCGTGGCGGGCGCCGAAGCCCTCAATGGCCAGTCCGACTTCCCCTACCTGGGCGCCTTCCCCATCAATCCGGGCCTCTTCATCATGACCCCCGCGGGTGTGTTCCTGGCCGAGAGCGCGCTGCACATGGCGGGCCTGGCCGAGTACCCCATGCAGGGCGAGCTGGCCTCTGCCATCAGCTCGGGAAAAAAGAAGCGGAAACGCTGTGGCATGTGCCCGCCTTGCCGGCGGCGCATCAACTGCGAGCAGTGCAGCAGTTGTAGGAACCGAAAGACTGGCCATCAGATTTGCAAATTCAGAAAATGTGAGGAACTCAAAAAGAAGCCTTCCGCTGCTCTGGAG